Proteins encoded in a region of the Carassius gibelio isolate Cgi1373 ecotype wild population from Czech Republic chromosome B5, carGib1.2-hapl.c, whole genome shotgun sequence genome:
- the si:dkey-96l17.6 gene encoding uncharacterized protein si:dkey-96l17.6 codes for MYVNSGAENVSMSLNFMGRKLRNHTVAPAAKQCAWETTDLSRYHEDPVVSTRVVLSHAIGSSEELPGSVPDLREEVQWCRPCNNHNTLLDQDKDRASKSGTSVST; via the exons ATGTATGTCAATTCTGGAGCAGAAAATGTGTCCATGTCTTTGAACTTTATGGGCAGGAAGTTACGTAACCATACTGTTGCTCCAGCAGCAAAACAAT GTGCCTGGGAGACAACTGACCTTTCTCGGTATCATGAAGATCCTGTGGTCTCCACACGAGTGGTACTTTCTCATGCCATTGGGTCATCAGAAGAACTGCCAGGCAGTGTTCCTGATCTGAGAGAAGAGGTCCAGTGGTGTAGACCATGTAACAACCATAACACACTCCTAGACCAGGATAAAGATAGAG cAAGCAAATCTGGAACAAGTGTTTCAACATGA
- the anxa1a gene encoding annexin A1a, with protein MSLGYLLQQLSYQGMQVSTVKDTTGGQGTVKPFAQFNAAADVAVLDKAIKAKGVDEVTIIETLVRRSNAQRQQIKAAYQQTNGKPLDVALKAALKGELEEVVLALLMTPAQYDSFLLRSAMKGLGTDEDTLVEILASRTNKEIQDIKQVFKQDYKKDLEAEIKSETSGDFRNGLLSLCKATRSEDSVVQEDLADKDARALYEAGEKRKGTDCGVFIDILTSRNASHLRRVFQLYSKYSKVDVAKAIDQELKGDIENCLISVVKCAGNKPAFFAEKLNEAMKGSGYKGKILTRILVSRSEIDLAKIKQEYQSKFGKSLYQEIQDDTKGDYETILLALCGN; from the exons ATGTCACTCGGTTATCTACTTCAGCAGCTTTCCTATCAGGGCATGCAAGTCAGCACCGTAAAAGACACCACA GGGGGACAGGGCACAGTGAAGCCTTTTGCTCAGTTTAATGCAGCTGCTGATGTAGCCGTCTTGGACAAAGCTATCAAGGCAAAGG GTGTGGATGAGGTCACCATCATTGAAACGCTGGTCCGCAGGAGCAATGCCCAGCGCCAGCAAATCAAGGCCGCTTACCAGCAAACAAACGGCAAG CCTCTGGATGTTGCGCTGAAAGCTGCTCTTAAAGGAGAACTGGAAGAAGTGGTTCTGGCCCTGTTGATGACCCCAGCTCAATATGATTCCTTTTTGCTCAGAAGTGCCATGAAG GGTTTGGGCACAGACGAAGATACACTTGTTGAGATTTTGGCCTCCAGGACCAATAAAGAAATCCAAGATATTAAACAGGTTTTCAAACAAG ACTATAAGAAGGATCTAGAGGCGGAGATCAAGTCTGAGACAAGTGGAGATTTCAGGAATGGCCTGCTTTCTCTCTGCAAG GCTACCAGAAGTGAAGACAGTGTTGTGCAAGAGGATTTGGCTGACAAAGATGCCAGG GCCTTGTATGAGGCAGGAGAGAAAAGAAAAGGCACGGACTGTGGCGTCTTCATTGACATCCTCACTTCAAGGAATGCTTCTCACCTGAGGAGAG tttttcagCTGTACTCCAAGTACAGTAAGGTGGATGTCGCAAAAGCCATTGATCAGGAGTTAAAGGGTGATATCGAGAACTGCTTGATTTCTGTTG TGAAATGTGCTGGAAACAAACCTGCTTTCTTTGCTGAAAAACTAAATGAGGCAATGAAG GGCTCTGGATATAAAGGAAAGATCCTGACCAGAATATTGGTGAGCCGCTCTGAGATTGACTTGGCCAAAATCAAGCAAGAGTACCAGAGTAAGTTTGGCAAGAGCCTCTACCAGGAGATCCAG gatGACACCAAAGGAGACTACGAGACAATCCTGCTGGCCTTGTGTGGCAACTAA
- the mfsd3 gene encoding major facilitator superfamily domain-containing protein 3: MMNDKLVFLGLLYFIQGIPYGLQSSLLPVYLRGAGHSLTRISFTKILYFPWVLKVLWAPLVDRTGTKRCWLVGTVAGLALTCLVSATISPNVQYMAVAGSLLAMNVLASVQDIAVDGAAVRLLKGQGELGLGNTVQVVGYKAGSVFAGGGLLAVIDVAGWGWMFALLACVYGGVALFVWGAPVLDGESVWGQGEGRSKDVMQPWKVWRKLLSVPGTPWMMCYVLTYKLGEQGAITMFPLFLLDHHMTARELGVWNGVVAMAFSICGSSIGGFLLSQYSIGMLMRRVFMMRTVSMVFQSSLLVVLEPSPLMKGMAVLSLSLQHFIAGLITTLTFTTMMNCTQRAEESIQATHYSFLATLEVLGKLSFSALAGGMVDTVGFPIAFILFLFLTSSSALHVWRATETGVLKEQLKEQPK, encoded by the exons ATGATGAACGACAAACTGGTGTTCCTGGGTCTCCTTTACTTCATCCAGGGCATTCCATATGGCCTGCAGTCTTCTTTGCTCCCGGTGTACCTGCGCGGTGCTGGCCACTCCCTCACCCGCATCAGCTTCACCAAAATCCTCTATTTCCCCTGGGTGCTCAAGGTACTCTGGGCCCCTCTGGTGGACCGGACTGGCACCAAGCGCTGCTGGTTAGTGGGCACAGTTGCTGGTCTGGCTCTCACCTGTTTGGTGAGCGCTACTATCTCACCTAATGTTCAGTACATGGCCGTAGCAGGCTCTCTGCTCGCTATGAACGTGCTAGCATCAGTGCAGGACATTGCGGTGGATGGAGCGGCCGTGCGGCTGCTCAAGGGACAGGGAGAGCTGGGTCTGGGAAACACTGTGCAGGTGGTGGGGTATAAAGCTGGCTCTGTGTTTGCTGGAGGGGGGCTCTTGGCTGTGATTGATGTTGCAGGCTGGGGCTGGATGTTCGCACTGCTGGCATGTGTTTACGGTGGTGTTGCTCTGTTCGTGTGGGGCGCCCCGGTGTTGGATGGAGAGTCGGTGTGGGGACAGGGAGAAGGACGGTCAAAGGATGTGATGCAACCCTGGAAGGTGTGGAGGAAGCTCTTGTCTGTGCCAGGAACGCCATGGATGATGTGCTACGTTCTCACATACAAGCTAG GTGAACAGGGGGCTATCACCATGTTTCCTCTCTTCCTGCTGGACCACCACATGACGGCCAGAGAGCTCGGGGTGTGGAATGGGGTGGTTGCCATGGCTTTTTCCATCTGCGGCTCATCAATCGGGGGATTCTTGCTCTCTCAGTACAG TATTGGCATGCTAATGAGACGTGTGTTTATGATGCGGACTGTCAGCATGGTCTTCCAGAGCTCACTCCTTGTAGTGCTGGAGCCTTCGCCCTTGATGAAAG GTATGGCAGTGCTGAGTCTGAGTTTGCAGCATTTCATAGCGGGTCTCATCACCACTCTGACGTTCACTACAATGATGAACTGCACACAGAGAGCCGAGGAGAGCATACAG GCCACCCACTACAGTTTTCTGGCCACACTGGAGGTCCTGGGGAAACTGAGTTTTAGTGCCCTGGCAGGAGGTATGGTGGACACTGTGGGCTTTCCCATAGCCttcatcctcttcctcttcctcacctCCAGCAGTGCCCTGCATGTGTGGAGAGCCACAGAGACTGGTGTCCTGAAGGAGCAACTCAAGGAGCAGCCAAAGTGA